Proteins encoded by one window of Geobacter sp. DSM 9736:
- the fabG gene encoding 3-oxoacyl-[acyl-carrier-protein] reductase, with translation MPQGKVAVITGASRGIGRSIALSLAAAGAKIVAVDVNLEGTKALADEIKAAGGEAVGVQGNVTVAADADRMMDEAVAAFGRVDILVNNAGITRDALLLRMKEDEWDAVIDVNLKGAFLCTRAAAKVMTKQRYGRIINIASVVGQMGNIGQANYCASKAGLMGLTRSNARELARRNVTVNAVAPGFIATDMTDALPEKVKQELLAQIPLERLGTADDIANAVLFLAMENSAYITGQVLAVNGGMYM, from the coding sequence ATGCCACAAGGAAAAGTTGCCGTAATTACCGGGGCTTCCCGGGGAATCGGTCGCAGCATTGCACTGTCTCTGGCGGCTGCGGGAGCAAAGATTGTAGCCGTTGATGTCAATTTGGAAGGAACAAAAGCGCTGGCCGACGAGATCAAAGCCGCCGGTGGGGAAGCTGTCGGAGTACAGGGTAACGTTACTGTCGCCGCCGATGCTGACCGGATGATGGATGAGGCTGTCGCAGCGTTCGGCCGTGTCGATATCCTTGTGAATAATGCCGGGATTACGAGGGATGCTCTGCTGCTCCGCATGAAGGAAGACGAGTGGGATGCGGTTATAGACGTCAATCTGAAAGGTGCCTTCCTTTGCACTCGTGCTGCTGCGAAAGTAATGACCAAGCAGCGCTACGGGCGGATCATAAACATTGCCTCGGTTGTCGGTCAGATGGGTAACATCGGCCAGGCCAACTATTGCGCCAGCAAAGCCGGGCTCATGGGGCTCACCCGTTCCAACGCCCGGGAACTTGCTCGCCGCAATGTTACAGTGAACGCGGTAGCACCGGGATTCATAGCCACCGATATGACCGATGCTCTTCCTGAGAAGGTTAAGCAGGAACTCCTGGCACAGATCCCCTTGGAGCGTCTTGGGACTGCCGACGACATTGCGAACGCAGTATTGTTTCTAGCCATGGAAAACTCGGCCTATATAACGGGCCAGGTACTTGCCGTTAACGGTGGGATGTACATGTAG
- the fabD gene encoding ACP S-malonyltransferase has translation MAAHAFIFPGQGSQFPGMGKELAENFTVARDVFAEADDALSFKLSRLCFEGPEQDLKLTANTQPAILTVSIAALRVVQAETGLSPKFLAGHSLGEYSALVASGSLAFADAVRTVRARGTFMQEAVPVGVGAMAAILGVEPDVLAEICAEAAQGEVVSAANFNSPGQIVIAGHSTAVNRAIEIAKGRGFRKAMLLPVSAPFHCSLMVPAGERLAAVLEGVSISTMRTPVVTNVEARENSDEKMITDLLVRQVSAPVRWEESVRRMVDLDVTNFLEIGPGKVLSGLVKRIAKEAVTSNVEDVASLKSLQ, from the coding sequence ATGGCTGCTCATGCATTTATTTTCCCCGGGCAGGGCTCCCAGTTTCCCGGCATGGGAAAGGAACTGGCAGAGAATTTTACTGTTGCACGGGATGTGTTTGCCGAGGCCGATGACGCCCTCAGCTTCAAGCTGTCCCGCCTCTGTTTCGAAGGACCGGAGCAGGATCTCAAGTTGACGGCCAATACACAGCCGGCAATACTGACTGTAAGTATTGCCGCATTGCGAGTTGTTCAAGCCGAAACGGGTCTATCTCCTAAATTTCTTGCTGGCCACTCCCTCGGCGAATACTCGGCGCTGGTAGCCTCGGGATCCCTTGCTTTTGCCGATGCAGTCCGCACCGTTCGCGCCCGTGGCACTTTTATGCAGGAAGCCGTCCCGGTAGGCGTAGGGGCTATGGCGGCTATTCTTGGTGTGGAGCCTGACGTTCTTGCTGAAATTTGTGCTGAAGCGGCACAGGGGGAAGTGGTATCTGCTGCGAACTTCAATTCCCCAGGCCAGATCGTGATAGCCGGGCATTCTACAGCGGTAAATCGTGCCATTGAAATAGCCAAGGGAAGAGGTTTCCGGAAGGCCATGCTGCTTCCCGTAAGCGCGCCCTTCCACTGCAGTCTTATGGTCCCTGCCGGGGAGCGCCTGGCTGCGGTTCTGGAGGGGGTAAGCATTTCCACGATGCGGACTCCCGTTGTAACAAACGTAGAAGCACGGGAAAACAGCGACGAAAAAATGATTACGGATCTTCTCGTCAGGCAGGTAAGCGCCCCGGTCCGCTGGGAGGAGTCGGTGCGGCGGATGGTGGATCTCGATGTAACGAACTTCCTCGAAATTGGGCCCGGAAAGGTTCTGTCGGGGCTGGTAAAACGGATTGCCAAGGAGGCTGTTACCTCCAATGTAGAGGATGTAGCTTCGCTGAAATCCCTGCAATAA
- a CDS encoding beta-ketoacyl-ACP synthase III, which translates to MIHTRITGTGSALPDKILTNFDIEKMVDTSDEWIVTRTGIRQRHIAQEGEYTSTFASMAARNALDKAGLTPDQLDMILVATVTPDFPFPSTACLVQSNLKAANAVALDISAACSGFLYGLSIADKYIRTGSARKILVVGAEVLSRIVDWSDRNTCCLFGDGAGAVVVEASESEHGILSSHMKSDGSFWELLYQPGCGSRNPVSPKAISERLPFISMQGNEVFKHAVRAMGEIACEALAVHDLTADDIDLFIPHQANRRIIDAIAKRLGVPEKKIFNNVERYGNTSSASIPIALDEANRTGRVNTGDLILLAAFGGGLTWASTIVRW; encoded by the coding sequence ATGATCCACACACGGATAACAGGTACAGGCTCGGCTCTCCCGGACAAGATACTAACCAATTTCGATATCGAAAAGATGGTCGACACCAGTGACGAGTGGATTGTCACCAGAACCGGCATCAGGCAACGCCATATAGCGCAGGAAGGTGAATATACTTCAACCTTCGCCTCTATGGCGGCACGAAATGCGCTCGACAAAGCAGGGCTGACCCCTGACCAGCTTGACATGATTCTCGTTGCCACGGTAACGCCTGACTTCCCTTTTCCTTCCACTGCTTGTCTCGTACAGAGCAATCTTAAAGCTGCCAATGCCGTTGCTCTTGATATTTCCGCCGCCTGTTCCGGCTTTCTCTATGGTCTCTCAATAGCCGACAAATATATCCGGACCGGGTCCGCCCGAAAAATTCTGGTTGTAGGGGCGGAGGTTCTTTCCAGGATTGTGGACTGGAGCGACCGCAACACTTGCTGCCTTTTTGGGGACGGCGCCGGCGCCGTGGTTGTCGAGGCTTCAGAATCGGAGCATGGAATCCTTTCAAGCCATATGAAGAGCGACGGTTCCTTCTGGGAGCTTCTCTATCAGCCCGGATGCGGCAGCAGGAACCCCGTCTCCCCGAAAGCCATAAGCGAACGACTTCCCTTCATATCGATGCAGGGTAATGAGGTCTTCAAGCATGCCGTCCGTGCCATGGGCGAGATTGCCTGCGAAGCTCTAGCAGTCCATGATCTCACTGCCGACGACATAGACCTTTTTATTCCCCATCAGGCGAACCGGCGGATTATCGATGCGATTGCCAAGCGGCTCGGTGTTCCGGAGAAGAAGATATTCAATAACGTCGAACGCTACGGAAACACTTCGTCCGCGTCCATCCCTATTGCCCTGGATGAGGCTAATCGCACCGGACGAGTCAATACAGGTGACTTGATTCTCCTTGCAGCCTTCGGAGGAGGACTTACATGGGCCTCCACGATCGTTCGCTGGTAG